One stretch of Magnetococcales bacterium DNA includes these proteins:
- a CDS encoding response regulator → MTRNHPVHLVAEEYHKALDEALTGIILINEDEIICLWNQWMERASQITRARALNRSLAEVFPELEGSRILKAVHSALTLGLPTLLSHKLTPTPFPIFSAAVGALGQKRMDQMVQVKALRLADRRRLCMVQIQDISNIVFRENQLREKTRELERAKDAAQIASSAKSDFLANMSHEIRTPMNAIIGMSHLALRTGLTDKQRDYLNTIQSSAQSLLGIINDILDFSKIEAGRLDMETIPFNLDDVLTSVAKLVGLKAEEKHLEFCFFQHREVPRFLIGDPFRLGQILINLTNNAVKFTQQGELIVSVAVERLETTRATLRFSVRDTGIGMTPEQMARLFTAFSQADSSTTRKYGGTGLGLAICKRLVTLMEGQIWVESRPNQGTTFHFTATFGRRDVERRRYHLPDRKYVGLRVLVVDDNAIARESLTAALESFSFQVTAVASGSEALALLSTLNPCPPPFDLIFLDWQMPQQDGIETARRLQRDFPALASPRIIMITAYGREDVMLAARNTRLDAFLIKPINLSLLFNTVLAVLGENATGSDTTFSKADDRVVDGLEGLRGKRILLVEDNEINQQVAIELLESNGMLLTLATDGAEAVAAVRDNTFDCVLMDVQMPVMDGYEATRKIRRELGRKELLIVAMTANALGGDREKCLKAGMNEHIGKPVDPREMFRKLVALFKGGETSPSANTPDHPPSPRRPAPDDGSTLLPVHLEGIQIAEGLARLQGKKGLYAKLLMEFFNKYRHCALEIRQGIAQGDAESTERLVHTIKGTSATLGARNLFQASSALDAHLKQGIGEGTESVLQDFESALQQVLTSLSTLPEPPPLETLPAPAQKKLPVGELRQGLDLLRHLIEEGNIRASEHLERLSPSLSGPDCDPLLAKMPGQLGRFAFDEALSTLDAIVQVYSTHPTNSGNDGSP, encoded by the coding sequence ATGACCCGGAACCACCCCGTTCATCTGGTTGCGGAAGAGTACCACAAGGCTCTTGACGAGGCTTTGACGGGAATCATCCTGATCAATGAGGACGAAATCATCTGTCTGTGGAACCAATGGATGGAAAGAGCCTCCCAGATCACCCGGGCCAGGGCGCTGAATCGCTCCCTGGCCGAGGTTTTCCCCGAACTGGAGGGCAGTCGCATCCTCAAAGCGGTGCATTCGGCCCTCACCCTGGGTCTTCCGACCCTGCTCTCCCACAAGTTGACACCGACCCCCTTCCCCATTTTCTCCGCAGCCGTCGGCGCTCTCGGGCAAAAGCGCATGGATCAGATGGTCCAGGTGAAAGCCCTGCGCCTGGCCGACCGCCGTCGCCTGTGCATGGTGCAGATCCAGGATATCAGCAATATCGTCTTCCGGGAAAACCAACTCCGGGAGAAAACCCGCGAACTGGAAAGAGCCAAGGATGCCGCCCAGATTGCCAGCAGTGCCAAGAGCGATTTCCTGGCCAACATGAGCCATGAAATCCGCACCCCGATGAATGCCATCATCGGCATGAGCCATCTGGCCCTGCGCACCGGACTGACCGATAAACAGCGGGATTATCTGAACACCATCCAATCCTCCGCCCAGTCCCTCCTTGGCATCATCAACGACATCCTGGACTTCTCCAAGATCGAGGCGGGCCGTCTCGACATGGAAACGATCCCCTTCAACCTGGACGATGTCCTGACCAGTGTGGCAAAACTCGTTGGGCTCAAAGCCGAAGAGAAGCATCTGGAATTCTGCTTCTTTCAGCACCGCGAGGTGCCTCGCTTTCTCATCGGGGATCCCTTTCGGCTGGGGCAGATTCTGATCAATCTGACCAACAACGCGGTCAAGTTCACCCAGCAGGGTGAGCTGATCGTTTCGGTTGCCGTGGAACGCCTGGAGACAACCCGTGCCACCCTGCGTTTTTCGGTGCGGGATACGGGAATCGGCATGACCCCGGAACAGATGGCCCGCCTGTTCACGGCCTTTTCCCAGGCAGACAGCTCCACCACCCGCAAATACGGAGGTACCGGCCTCGGTCTGGCCATCTGCAAGCGACTGGTAACCCTGATGGAAGGCCAGATTTGGGTGGAAAGCCGCCCCAATCAGGGAACCACCTTCCATTTCACCGCCACCTTCGGTCGTCGCGACGTGGAAAGACGACGCTATCACCTGCCGGACCGCAAATATGTGGGCTTGCGGGTTCTGGTGGTGGATGACAACGCCATCGCCCGCGAATCGCTTACCGCCGCGTTGGAATCTTTCTCCTTCCAGGTGACTGCCGTGGCCTCGGGCAGTGAGGCTCTCGCCCTTCTCTCCACCCTGAACCCCTGCCCGCCCCCCTTCGATTTGATCTTCCTGGACTGGCAGATGCCCCAACAGGACGGCATCGAAACCGCTCGTCGCCTGCAACGTGACTTCCCCGCGCTGGCTTCGCCCCGCATCATCATGATCACCGCCTACGGCCGTGAGGATGTCATGCTGGCCGCGCGAAACACCCGGCTGGATGCCTTTCTGATCAAACCGATCAACCTTTCCCTGTTGTTCAATACGGTCCTGGCGGTACTGGGAGAAAACGCCACCGGCTCCGACACGACCTTTTCCAAGGCCGACGACCGGGTTGTCGATGGCCTGGAGGGGCTGCGGGGCAAACGTATTCTCCTGGTGGAAGATAACGAAATCAATCAACAGGTGGCCATCGAGCTTCTGGAGAGCAACGGGATGCTCCTCACCCTGGCCACCGACGGCGCCGAAGCCGTTGCGGCGGTGCGTGACAATACCTTCGATTGCGTGCTGATGGATGTGCAGATGCCGGTCATGGACGGTTACGAGGCCACCCGCAAAATCCGCCGGGAACTGGGGCGCAAGGAGTTGCTTATCGTCGCCATGACTGCCAACGCCCTGGGCGGAGATCGGGAAAAGTGCCTGAAAGCCGGGATGAACGAACACATCGGCAAGCCTGTCGATCCACGGGAGATGTTCCGTAAACTGGTGGCCCTGTTCAAAGGAGGGGAAACAAGCCCTTCCGCGAACACACCGGACCATCCGCCATCTCCCCGGAGGCCCGCCCCGGACGACGGGTCGACTCTGTTGCCGGTGCACCTGGAAGGCATCCAAATAGCCGAGGGTTTGGCGCGCCTGCAGGGCAAAAAAGGGCTCTACGCCAAACTGCTGATGGAGTTTTTCAACAAATACCGGCACTGCGCCCTGGAAATCCGACAGGGAATCGCCCAGGGGGATGCCGAATCCACCGAGCGGTTGGTCCACACCATCAAGGGCACCTCCGCCACGCTGGGAGCCCGGAATCTTTTTCAGGCCTCATCGGCGCTGGATGCCCACTTGAAGCAGGGTATCGGCGAAGGAACGGAGTCCGTGCTGCAGGATTTTGAAAGCGCCCTGCAACAGGTTTTGACCTCCCTCTCCACCTTGCCCGAACCCCCTCCGCTCGAAACCCTTCCCGCCCCAGCGCAGAAGAAGCTGCCGGTCGGG